The Pelagibacterium halotolerans B2 genome has a segment encoding these proteins:
- a CDS encoding GNAT family N-acetyltransferase → MAVTIAIETPLTDEVRGLVKALNAYLNPLSPPQFQFQMTVEQMAGEDTTVFIARNEAGQPVGMGALKTFGEGMAEVKRMYTLPQVRGQRVGVALLEAIETLARQKGIKMLKLETGNVAGFEPAWRLYERGGFSRCGAFLDYPDSEYSAFYEKALI, encoded by the coding sequence GTGGCCGTAACCATCGCCATCGAGACGCCGTTGACCGATGAGGTGCGGGGGCTGGTCAAGGCGCTCAACGCCTATCTCAACCCGCTCTCGCCGCCGCAATTCCAGTTCCAGATGACCGTCGAGCAGATGGCGGGCGAGGATACCACTGTGTTCATCGCCCGCAACGAGGCCGGGCAGCCGGTGGGCATGGGGGCTCTGAAAACGTTCGGCGAGGGCATGGCCGAGGTCAAGCGCATGTACACCTTGCCCCAAGTGCGCGGTCAGCGCGTTGGCGTGGCGCTGCTCGAGGCCATCGAAACGCTTGCCCGGCAAAAGGGCATCAAGATGCTCAAGCTCGAAACCGGAAACGTGGCCGGGTTCGAACCGGCCTGGCGGCTTTACGAGCGCGGTGGTTTTTCCCGCTGCGGCGCCTTTCTCGATTACCCAGATAGCGAATATTCGGCCTTTTACGAAAAGGCCCTGATCTAA
- the gatC gene encoding Asp-tRNA(Asn)/Glu-tRNA(Gln) amidotransferase subunit GatC — translation MSVDADTVRRIGRLARIRITEDEVAAYEGELNAILGFVEQLDEVDVEGVEPMTSVTPMTLRRRDDAVTDGGYADRIVANAPISEDNFFMVPKVVE, via the coding sequence ATGTCGGTCGACGCCGATACAGTAAGACGCATCGGGCGTCTGGCCCGCATCCGGATCACCGAAGACGAGGTCGCCGCTTATGAAGGTGAGCTCAACGCCATTCTGGGCTTTGTCGAACAGCTCGATGAGGTCGATGTGGAAGGCGTCGAGCCGATGACCTCGGTCACCCCCATGACCCTGCGGCGTCGCGACGACGCGGTGACCGATGGCGGCTATGCCGACAGGATCGTCGCCAACGCGCCGATTTCGGAAGACAATTTCTTCATGGTCCCCAAGGTCGTGGAGTAG
- the purN gene encoding phosphoribosylglycinamide formyltransferase, which produces MNGKKRVAVLISGRGSNMTALIEAAKAPDYPAEIVGVFSNRAAAPGLQTARAEGIETATLAQSSFESRLDFENALTRILESWAVDYICLAGFMRILTPEFTTHWQGKAINIHPSLLPAYKGLDTHARAISDGALEAGCTVHFVTPGLDEGPAILQARVPIEAGDTAETLAARVLVEEHKLYPKALALLASGAVTYRS; this is translated from the coding sequence ATGAACGGAAAAAAACGCGTCGCGGTCCTGATTTCCGGGCGCGGCTCGAACATGACCGCTTTGATAGAGGCCGCCAAGGCTCCGGACTATCCCGCTGAAATCGTCGGCGTTTTTTCCAATCGCGCCGCGGCGCCGGGCCTCCAAACGGCCCGCGCTGAAGGGATCGAAACGGCCACTCTGGCCCAAAGCAGTTTCGAAAGTCGTCTCGATTTCGAGAACGCACTGACCCGCATCCTCGAAAGTTGGGCGGTCGATTACATCTGCCTTGCCGGCTTCATGCGTATCCTGACGCCGGAGTTCACGACGCACTGGCAGGGCAAGGCCATCAACATCCATCCTTCGCTCCTGCCCGCTTACAAGGGCCTCGATACCCACGCCCGGGCCATTTCCGATGGCGCGCTTGAGGCTGGTTGTACCGTCCATTTCGTGACACCGGGTCTTGATGAAGGTCCTGCCATCCTGCAGGCTCGCGTGCCGATCGAGGCGGGCGATACCGCCGAAACACTTGCCGCCCGCGTGCTCGTCGAGGAGCATAAGCTTTACCCCAAGGCCCTTGCCCTGCTCGCATCCGGCGCCGTGACCTATCGGAGTTGA
- a CDS encoding aspartate carbamoyltransferase catalytic subunit has protein sequence MARRQPESSDTQPGASGSFLPFRHRHLLGIAQLNPVEIIDLLDRAEAMIPISRQRKTLPSLAGKTQINLFFENSTRTQASFEIAGKRLGATVMNMAVRTSSVAKGETLIDTAATLNAMQPDAIVVRHGSSGAVELLSQKVECAVLNAGDGAHEHPTQALLDALTIRRHKGRLNGLTVAICGDIANSRVARSNLILLGAMQARTRVIAPKSLLPRGVEQMASEVFTDMEKGLEGADVVMMLRLQNERASGKLIPSVREYYRFYGLDADKLARANADALVMHPGPMNRGVEIDPAIADGPQSVITEQVEMGVAVRMAVLDALLNKEEDK, from the coding sequence ATGGCACGACGACAGCCAGAATCTTCCGACACGCAGCCCGGCGCGTCCGGCTCCTTCCTTCCTTTCCGCCACAGGCATTTGTTGGGAATCGCCCAACTCAACCCGGTCGAGATCATCGATCTTCTGGACCGGGCCGAGGCGATGATCCCCATATCGCGCCAACGCAAGACGCTGCCGAGCCTGGCGGGCAAGACCCAGATCAATCTGTTTTTCGAAAATTCGACCCGCACCCAGGCGAGTTTCGAGATCGCCGGCAAACGTCTGGGGGCAACGGTCATGAACATGGCCGTGCGGACCTCCTCGGTCGCCAAGGGCGAAACGCTGATCGATACGGCGGCGACGCTCAACGCCATGCAGCCCGACGCCATCGTGGTGCGGCACGGCTCGTCCGGCGCGGTGGAACTGCTGAGCCAGAAGGTCGAATGCGCGGTGCTCAACGCCGGGGACGGCGCTCACGAGCACCCCACACAAGCCCTGCTCGACGCGTTGACCATCCGCCGCCACAAGGGGCGGCTGAACGGGCTGACCGTGGCCATCTGCGGCGATATCGCCAATTCGCGCGTTGCGCGCTCGAACCTCATTCTTCTGGGCGCCATGCAGGCCCGTACGCGGGTCATTGCGCCCAAATCGCTTCTGCCGCGCGGTGTCGAACAGATGGCCTCGGAAGTCTTCACCGACATGGAAAAGGGCCTCGAGGGCGCCGATGTCGTGATGATGCTGCGGCTCCAGAACGAGCGCGCCTCGGGCAAGCTGATCCCCTCGGTGCGCGAGTATTATCGCTTCTACGGGCTCGATGCCGACAAACTGGCCAGAGCCAATGCCGACGCGCTGGTCATGCATCCCGGGCCGATGAATCGGGGCGTTGAAATCGATCCGGCCATTGCCGACGGGCCGCAATCGGTGATTACCGAACAGGTCGAGATGGGCGTTGCCGTGCGCATGGCGGTGCTCGATGCGCTGCTCAACAAGGAGGAGGATAAATGA
- a CDS encoding DMT family transporter: MATRDWFWIFLLGGIWGFSFIFNAILIRELGPLWVSALRVCIGALGCWVALFVIRKPVPHDPVLWLKLGALGWLAYSIPFALYPLAQGSLASGVAAIINALTPIMTVIISPLFRDGERATLLKIVGVVCGFIGVAILASPALSSDGSSQLWAIAACLGATICYALSLNITRSFKSVEPTAFAVMALSGAGLSSAAVAFAIEGAPIVTLPETWLAALGIGLIATTFTFIIMYRILPRIGATNFSTVTFIAPVSAIIFGFVLLGEIILPTHLVGMLAIFVGLLMIDGRLPRWLGMRSRAAN; encoded by the coding sequence ATGGCGACGCGCGACTGGTTCTGGATTTTCCTTCTCGGCGGAATCTGGGGCTTTTCTTTCATCTTCAACGCAATCCTGATTCGCGAACTCGGCCCTCTCTGGGTATCGGCACTGCGCGTGTGTATCGGCGCTCTGGGCTGCTGGGTGGCTCTGTTCGTCATTCGCAAGCCCGTGCCGCACGATCCCGTGCTCTGGCTCAAGCTCGGCGCTCTGGGCTGGCTGGCCTATTCGATTCCCTTCGCGCTCTACCCCCTGGCCCAGGGCAGCCTGGCAAGTGGCGTCGCGGCGATCATCAATGCGCTCACACCGATCATGACGGTCATCATTTCCCCTCTCTTCCGCGATGGTGAAAGGGCGACGCTGCTCAAGATCGTCGGCGTTGTCTGCGGATTTATCGGCGTTGCAATTCTGGCTTCTCCGGCACTCTCCAGCGATGGCAGTTCGCAATTGTGGGCGATTGCCGCCTGTCTGGGCGCGACCATCTGCTACGCCCTGTCGCTCAACATCACCCGCAGCTTCAAGTCGGTCGAACCGACGGCGTTCGCCGTGATGGCTCTGTCGGGCGCCGGGCTGAGTTCTGCCGCGGTAGCATTCGCCATCGAGGGTGCGCCGATCGTCACCTTGCCGGAAACCTGGCTCGCTGCCCTCGGGATCGGGCTCATAGCCACTACATTCACGTTCATCATCATGTATCGCATCCTCCCCCGGATCGGAGCGACCAACTTCTCCACAGTGACCTTCATCGCACCCGTATCCGCGATCATATTCGGGTTTGTACTGCTCGGGGAAATCATTCTGCCCACGCATCTTGTGGGCATGCTGGCCATCTTTGTCGGTCTTTTGATGATCGATGGTCGCCTCCCCCGCTGGCTGGGGATGCGCTCCCGCGCTGCCAATTAG
- a CDS encoding GNAT family N-acetyltransferase, whose translation MLDNLILRRASIAEADKLGKLAFASWDSSMRHIISPESEEGIAAERAALELSFQLFCITASEAITVAEQDGELTGWGAREPMSDYISDLWVTPAHQRNGIGRALLSAVEQDIFRAGHDVAVLETHAENGGAIRFYAREGYGIVWRGIKFSRMLGQRIEKVRMEKQLVVAAH comes from the coding sequence ATGCTCGACAATCTGATCCTCCGCCGCGCCTCCATCGCCGAAGCAGACAAGCTCGGCAAGCTGGCTTTTGCGTCCTGGGATTCGAGCATGCGCCACATCATCAGCCCAGAATCCGAAGAGGGAATAGCGGCCGAACGCGCCGCGCTCGAGCTGTCGTTCCAGCTTTTCTGCATCACCGCCAGCGAGGCCATCACGGTGGCCGAGCAGGATGGTGAACTGACAGGCTGGGGCGCTCGCGAGCCGATGAGCGACTATATCTCCGATCTCTGGGTTACCCCTGCCCACCAGCGAAACGGCATCGGCCGCGCGCTTCTTTCCGCCGTTGAACAGGACATTTTCCGCGCCGGGCACGACGTGGCCGTGCTCGAAACACATGCGGAAAACGGCGGCGCCATCCGGTTTTACGCCCGCGAGGGGTACGGGATCGTCTGGCGAGGCATCAAATTCTCCCGCATGCTGGGCCAGCGCATCGAAAAAGTGCGCATGGAAAAGCAACTCGTCGTCGCGGCCCATTAG
- the gatA gene encoding Asp-tRNA(Asn)/Glu-tRNA(Gln) amidotransferase subunit GatA, which yields MTDLTRLSLKALRDGIAAKEFTALEATDSYISAIEAGNDKLNAYVAVTADQAREMAKASDAKIASGDNGMLEGVPLGIKDLFATKGVHTQAASHILDGFKPEYESTVTEHLWADGAVMLGKLNMDEFAMGSSNETSYYGPVVNPWRGEGGNKDLVPGGSSGGSAAAVSAWLCAGATATDTGGSIRQPAAFTGTVGIKPTYGRCSRWGTVAFASSLDQAGPIARTVEDTALMLQSMAGFDPKDSTSVDMAVPDFATAVERGVKGMTIGVPAEYRMDGMPDEIEKLWSQGLEWLKAEGATVKDISLPHTKYALPAYYIVAPAEASSNLARYDGVKYGLRVSGKDITDMYELTRAEGFGREVKRRVMIGTYVLSAGYYDAYYVRAQKVRTLIKRDFEDAFNAGVDAILTPATPSAAFGIADQELHADPVKMYLNDIFTVTVNMAGLPGIAVPAGKDGQGLPLGLQLIGKPFDEETLFAAGRVIEKSAALDLAPAKWW from the coding sequence GTGACCGATCTTACCCGTCTGAGCCTCAAAGCCCTGCGCGATGGTATCGCCGCCAAGGAGTTTACAGCGCTCGAAGCCACCGATTCCTATATCTCGGCGATCGAGGCCGGAAACGACAAGCTCAACGCCTATGTCGCCGTCACCGCCGATCAGGCGCGTGAGATGGCCAAGGCATCCGACGCCAAAATCGCTTCGGGCGACAATGGCATGCTCGAAGGCGTGCCGCTTGGCATCAAGGATTTGTTCGCCACTAAGGGCGTTCACACCCAGGCCGCCAGCCACATTCTCGATGGCTTCAAGCCCGAATACGAATCCACGGTCACCGAACACCTCTGGGCCGATGGCGCCGTCATGCTGGGCAAGCTCAACATGGACGAATTCGCCATGGGCTCGTCCAACGAAACCTCCTATTACGGCCCGGTGGTCAACCCCTGGCGTGGCGAGGGCGGTAACAAGGATCTGGTGCCCGGCGGCTCTTCGGGCGGCTCTGCTGCGGCGGTTTCCGCATGGCTTTGCGCCGGTGCGACGGCCACCGACACCGGCGGCTCGATCCGCCAGCCGGCGGCCTTCACCGGCACCGTGGGCATCAAGCCGACCTATGGGCGCTGCTCGCGCTGGGGCACGGTCGCCTTTGCTTCCTCGCTCGATCAGGCCGGGCCGATTGCCCGCACCGTCGAGGACACGGCGTTGATGCTGCAGTCGATGGCCGGGTTCGACCCCAAGGATTCGACCTCGGTCGATATGGCCGTTCCCGATTTCGCGACTGCTGTGGAACGGGGCGTCAAGGGGATGACCATCGGTGTTCCCGCCGAATACCGTATGGACGGCATGCCCGACGAGATCGAAAAGCTCTGGAGCCAGGGCCTCGAATGGCTCAAGGCCGAAGGTGCGACGGTCAAGGACATCTCCCTGCCGCACACCAAATACGCGCTGCCTGCCTATTACATCGTCGCCCCCGCCGAGGCGTCGTCCAATCTGGCGCGTTATGACGGCGTCAAATACGGTCTGCGCGTTTCGGGCAAGGACATCACCGACATGTACGAACTCACCCGCGCCGAAGGGTTCGGCCGCGAGGTCAAGCGCCGGGTGATGATCGGCACCTATGTGCTCTCGGCCGGCTATTACGACGCCTATTACGTCCGCGCCCAGAAGGTCCGCACGCTCATCAAGCGCGATTTCGAGGACGCCTTCAACGCCGGTGTCGATGCCATCCTGACCCCGGCCACGCCCTCGGCGGCCTTTGGCATCGCCGATCAGGAACTGCACGCCGATCCGGTCAAGATGTATCTCAACGACATCTTCACGGTGACCGTGAACATGGCCGGTTTACCGGGGATCGCGGTTCCCGCTGGCAAGGACGGGCAGGGGCTTCCGCTGGGGCTGCAGCTGATCGGCAAGCCATTCGACGAGGAAACGTTGTTCGCCGCCGGTCGGGTCATTGAAAAGAGCGCCGCGCTCGATCTGGCCCCCGCCAAATGGTGGTGA
- the gatB gene encoding Asp-tRNA(Asn)/Glu-tRNA(Gln) amidotransferase subunit GatB yields MTLVDTRTPTPKYFIAGATGDWEMVIGMEVHAQVTSESKLFSGSSTEFGNPPNSNVSFVDAAMPGMLPVINEECVRQAVRTGLGLKAQINKRSVFDRKNYFYPDLPQGYQISQFKDPIVGEGKVMLDLGEDGEVEIGIERLHLEQDAGKSIHDQHPNMSFVDLNRSGVALMEIVSKPDLRSADEAKAYLSKLRTILRYLGTCDGNMEQGSMRADINVSVRRPGGEFGTRCEIKNVNSVRFAGQAIEYEARRQIDILEDGGVIDQETRLYDPKTGTTRSMRSKEEAHDYRYFPDPDLLPLEFDDAFIEMLAENLPELPDEKSARLVRQYGITHYDASVLVSDRRYADFYEDVAKGRDGKLAANWVINEFFGRLSKEGLSIDDSPMDARQLGGIVELISKGEISGKIAKDLFEIVWTEGGDPAELVESRGMKQVSDTGAIEKIVDEIISGNPGQVEAVKTKPGLLGWFVGQVMKQTGGKANPQTVNEILKAKLGLE; encoded by the coding sequence ATGACACTGGTCGACACACGCACCCCCACCCCGAAATATTTCATCGCCGGCGCCACCGGCGATTGGGAAATGGTCATCGGTATGGAGGTGCATGCCCAGGTGACCTCGGAGTCCAAACTGTTCTCGGGCTCGTCCACCGAATTCGGCAATCCGCCCAATTCCAACGTATCCTTCGTCGATGCAGCCATGCCCGGCATGCTGCCGGTCATCAACGAGGAATGTGTGCGCCAGGCCGTGCGCACCGGCCTTGGGCTCAAGGCTCAGATCAACAAGCGCTCGGTATTTGACCGCAAGAATTATTTCTATCCCGATCTGCCGCAGGGTTACCAGATTTCCCAGTTCAAGGACCCTATCGTGGGGGAAGGGAAGGTCATGCTCGATCTGGGCGAGGACGGCGAGGTCGAGATCGGCATCGAGCGTCTGCATCTCGAACAGGACGCGGGCAAGTCGATCCACGATCAGCACCCCAATATGAGCTTTGTCGATCTCAATCGCTCGGGCGTGGCGCTCATGGAGATCGTCTCCAAGCCCGATCTGCGTTCGGCGGACGAGGCCAAGGCTTACCTCTCCAAGCTGCGCACCATCCTGCGCTATCTGGGCACCTGCGACGGGAATATGGAGCAGGGTTCGATGCGGGCCGATATCAACGTCTCGGTTCGCCGTCCGGGTGGCGAATTCGGCACGCGCTGCGAAATCAAGAACGTCAATTCGGTCCGCTTTGCGGGCCAGGCCATCGAGTATGAAGCGCGCCGCCAGATCGACATTTTAGAAGATGGCGGGGTGATCGACCAGGAAACGCGGCTTTACGATCCAAAGACCGGTACGACCCGGTCGATGCGGTCCAAGGAAGAAGCGCACGACTATCGCTATTTCCCCGATCCTGATCTTTTGCCGCTCGAGTTCGACGATGCCTTCATCGAAATGCTCGCTGAGAACCTGCCCGAGCTGCCTGACGAGAAGAGCGCCCGCCTTGTCAGGCAGTATGGCATCACCCATTATGACGCGTCCGTGCTGGTTTCCGATCGCCGCTATGCCGATTTCTATGAGGATGTCGCCAAAGGGCGCGATGGCAAGCTGGCCGCCAACTGGGTCATCAACGAATTTTTCGGGCGACTCTCGAAGGAAGGGCTTTCCATCGACGACAGCCCCATGGATGCCCGCCAGCTCGGCGGCATCGTGGAGTTGATCTCAAAGGGCGAGATTTCGGGCAAGATCGCCAAGGATCTGTTCGAGATCGTGTGGACCGAGGGTGGCGATCCGGCCGAACTTGTCGAATCGCGCGGCATGAAACAGGTCTCGGACACTGGCGCGATCGAAAAGATCGTCGACGAGATCATCTCCGGCAATCCCGGCCAGGTCGAAGCGGTCAAGACCAAGCCGGGTCTTCTGGGCTGGTTTGTCGGTCAGGTTATGAAGCAGACCGGCGGCAAGGCCAATCCGCAGACGGTCAATGAAATCCTGAAAGCCAAGCTGGGACTGGAATAG
- the ruvX gene encoding Holliday junction resolvase RuvX: protein MTDAPYALADLHPAGKLMGLDLGTKTIGVAISDSLRMAATPVETIKRTKFTADAERLLALIAQNNVTGIVMGLPLNMDGSEGPRAQSARAFVRNFKQKTDLPIVFWDERMSTMAVTRTMLEADLSRAKRAEVVDKLAASYILQGALDRLRPR from the coding sequence ATGACCGACGCCCCCTACGCCCTCGCCGACCTGCATCCCGCGGGCAAGCTGATGGGGCTCGATCTGGGCACGAAAACCATCGGGGTGGCGATTTCCGATTCCCTGCGCATGGCGGCCACGCCGGTCGAAACCATAAAGCGCACAAAATTCACCGCCGACGCTGAGCGATTGCTGGCGCTGATCGCGCAGAACAACGTCACCGGCATCGTCATGGGCCTGCCGCTCAACATGGATGGCAGCGAGGGGCCCCGCGCCCAATCGGCCCGTGCGTTCGTCCGGAATTTCAAGCAAAAGACCGACCTGCCCATCGTGTTCTGGGACGAGCGCATGTCCACAATGGCCGTAACCCGCACCATGCTCGAAGCCGATCTTTCCCGCGCCAAGCGTGCCGAGGTCGTGGACAAGCTGGCCGCCAGCTACATTTTGCAGGGCGCATTGGATCGGCTGCGTCCGCGCTAA
- the purM gene encoding phosphoribosylformylglycinamidine cyclo-ligase, with amino-acid sequence MSDDTNLPSNGLSYKQAGVDIDAGNALVEAIKPAVKSTRRPGADGEIGGFGGLFDLKAAGFTDPVLVAANDGVGTKLRIAIEADIHDTVGIDLVAMCVNDLVVQGAEPLFFLDYFATGALDVTQGTAIVKGIAEGCRQAGCALIGGETAEMPGMYHGGDYDLAGFAVGAAERGTLLPRPDIGAGDKLVAIASSGIHSNGYSLVRKIVEMSGLAWSDPAPFAPETSLGAALLVPTKIYVKPLLDSIRSGLNVKALAHITGGGFQENIPRVLPQTLAARVDLDAVSTPKVFGWLARQGGIAEREMLRTFNCGVGMLVAVGAGDAQALVARLESHGETASVIGELVERSGDAVEFTGALSL; translated from the coding sequence ATGTCCGATGACACAAACCTGCCCTCGAACGGCCTTTCCTACAAGCAGGCCGGAGTCGACATCGACGCCGGAAACGCCCTCGTCGAAGCCATCAAGCCCGCCGTCAAATCGACCCGCCGTCCCGGCGCCGATGGCGAGATCGGCGGCTTTGGCGGCCTGTTCGATTTGAAGGCTGCCGGATTTACCGACCCTGTTCTTGTCGCTGCCAACGATGGCGTTGGCACCAAGCTTCGAATCGCCATCGAAGCGGACATCCACGATACCGTCGGCATCGATCTTGTCGCCATGTGTGTCAACGACCTCGTCGTCCAGGGCGCCGAACCGCTGTTCTTCCTCGATTACTTCGCCACCGGAGCGCTCGACGTCACTCAGGGAACGGCGATTGTCAAAGGCATCGCCGAAGGCTGCCGCCAGGCCGGCTGCGCTCTGATCGGCGGAGAAACGGCCGAAATGCCCGGCATGTATCACGGCGGCGATTACGATCTGGCCGGCTTTGCCGTCGGCGCTGCCGAGCGCGGAACCCTTCTGCCCCGGCCCGATATCGGCGCCGGCGACAAACTGGTGGCAATCGCGTCGTCCGGCATTCATTCCAATGGCTATTCTCTGGTGCGCAAGATCGTGGAGATGTCCGGCCTTGCCTGGTCCGATCCCGCACCTTTCGCACCGGAGACCAGCCTTGGCGCTGCGCTGCTCGTGCCGACGAAAATCTACGTCAAACCGCTTCTCGACTCGATCCGGTCGGGCCTGAACGTCAAGGCATTGGCTCATATCACCGGTGGCGGATTTCAGGAAAATATCCCCCGCGTCCTGCCCCAAACGCTGGCGGCACGTGTCGATCTCGATGCGGTATCAACGCCGAAAGTCTTTGGCTGGCTGGCCAGACAGGGCGGGATTGCCGAGCGCGAAATGCTGCGGACCTTCAATTGCGGCGTCGGCATGCTGGTCGCCGTGGGTGCCGGGGATGCCCAAGCGCTCGTCGCCCGGCTCGAGAGCCACGGCGAAACCGCCAGCGTCATCGGCGAACTGGTCGAGCGCAGCGGCGATGCCGTGGAATTTACCGGTGCCCTTTCCCTATGA
- a CDS encoding YjhX family toxin translates to MDISRDEQRVLHALAQGGYIQPLKDARGKIADIECYNRDGWLLTQCDMTLFKKLRRRKTIASQDGGPYRITRRGVMLVRSQTDNR, encoded by the coding sequence ATGGACATTTCCCGAGACGAACAGCGCGTGCTGCACGCGCTGGCCCAGGGCGGCTACATCCAGCCGCTCAAGGACGCACGCGGCAAGATCGCCGACATCGAGTGCTATAACCGCGACGGCTGGCTTCTGACCCAGTGCGACATGACGCTGTTCAAGAAACTGCGCCGTCGTAAGACCATCGCCTCTCAGGATGGTGGCCCCTACCGGATAACCAGGCGGGGCGTGATGTTGGTTCGCAGTCAAACCGACAACCGCTGA
- a CDS encoding chorismate mutase, with translation MTATKLPADCETKDDVRAEIDRIDHALIELFAERHAYVTRMAEIKTDPHEAYVPARIEAIVAKVRERALALDLDEDQAELLWRTLIDWNINYEKGIITARTRKK, from the coding sequence ATGACCGCCACAAAACTGCCCGCCGATTGTGAAACCAAGGACGATGTGCGTGCCGAGATCGACCGGATCGATCATGCGCTGATCGAGCTTTTTGCGGAGCGGCATGCCTATGTGACGCGGATGGCGGAGATCAAGACGGACCCGCACGAAGCCTATGTGCCAGCCCGGATCGAGGCCATTGTGGCCAAGGTCAGGGAGCGGGCTCTGGCTCTCGATCTGGACGAAGACCAGGCCGAATTGCTCTGGCGCACATTAATTGACTGGAACATCAACTACGAAAAGGGCATCATCACTGCCCGGACCCGGAAAAAATAG
- a CDS encoding pentapeptide repeat-containing protein translates to MTQGQLEELILAKKPVENADLSAIDWTDLPDGAFHARHCVFRDAHLTDAELAGAKFENCTFERARFGGANFTDAVFSNCSFFDAETRQGCDFSRADFEGATFENCNLATAKFGLASLFDATFKYCKAAGADFEDGRFAKSSGRVAVSRVRFIGTQLDMSNFRQARLEDCMFSECSLRQADLRQVTLSSADMRGSDLSEANLNGAILDNADLRDATLLGLDVTQLTSFEGVRVSADQLTDLVRPLGIRVFPRAG, encoded by the coding sequence ATGACCCAAGGCCAGCTCGAAGAGTTGATCCTTGCCAAAAAGCCCGTCGAGAACGCCGATCTTTCGGCGATCGACTGGACCGATCTCCCCGATGGCGCGTTTCATGCGCGCCATTGCGTTTTCCGCGACGCCCATCTGACCGATGCTGAGCTGGCCGGCGCGAAATTTGAGAACTGCACCTTCGAGCGGGCACGGTTCGGCGGCGCGAATTTCACCGACGCCGTATTTTCCAACTGCTCGTTCTTCGATGCGGAGACCCGGCAGGGCTGCGATTTCTCCCGCGCCGATTTCGAGGGCGCGACGTTCGAGAACTGCAATCTGGCGACGGCGAAGTTCGGACTGGCGAGCCTGTTCGATGCGACCTTCAAGTATTGCAAGGCGGCAGGGGCCGATTTCGAGGATGGGCGGTTCGCCAAATCATCGGGCCGGGTCGCGGTGTCCCGCGTGCGCTTCATCGGCACCCAACTCGATATGTCGAATTTCCGCCAGGCCCGGCTCGAAGATTGCATGTTTTCCGAGTGCAGCCTGCGTCAGGCCGATTTGCGCCAGGTGACGCTTTCGAGCGCCGACATGCGCGGCTCGGACCTTTCCGAAGCCAATCTCAACGGCGCCATTCTCGACAATGCCGATCTGCGCGACGCGACGCTGCTCGGCCTCGACGTCACTCAACTTACCAGCTTTGAGGGTGTCAGGGTCTCCGCCGATCAGTTGACCGATCTGGTGCGCCCCTTGGGCATTCGGGTCTTCCCACGGGCCGGCTGA